From a single Buteo buteo chromosome 14, bButBut1.hap1.1, whole genome shotgun sequence genomic region:
- the AKAP11 gene encoding A-kinase anchor protein 11 isoform X2, with the protein MDMYARAQSNRMKPRISVKKSFGEGVLHSMKSLLHSRKELCNVSAEGCLNREEQDNFIEITFIGFAEEMGTAHLQELAAVSVELPDVLKSLQLCKLKENEVIFLKDVKKTLAKPYVMKHQNQLPEVFCVMRLSPSFPRIKVDYIFTLLSKYTTGIRYAVEINPSQKRQTETSHGEDDDTNQSVSSIEDDFVTAFEHLDEDEPSKTQSASACSFTSRNHRDAASQTIPAQCLEAVDSKILVGSARRKSSARSSTLIDIFGLKELSSVKNSVTTSISDPWIQRSFYKPYNPSDQGVNFLCKTLFSSSPAESSESDCSSPSPIIFLDEEGYQKSLKAKLQLPKIPVVKDGIEDSDSEVSEFFDSFDQFDELEQALENSCKVIRDPILGNPSQKRRTAHEKMSSASITMNPQKFKFDRPTLPANVKKPTPRKPESPYSSVFDVPDSPRPVKTSGEENGGLFSPIRSSAFSPLGSCGSSECLCRISLGGDGTGQNHHDAVYNSYSAYADSVSFEILGSVFHSESSSEQVCVGNDSKHKGIALKEKKSQAADLKMKTSKEPDKQAKSKHKSLMIRDSIQKFATELVEKSFGSAFKDLQKGVSSCTNALCHLAARLTSSVFQMAFYEIGRRRAISLKERAINGIANFLVSEAITGALKELRQVKKQIFTNTVARFAADLAEELVFEGIMEVCQFSYPSTPIAAQPSSFDYEDKVVRSYARDLSESVIQEAFIELSQVDVTFTTQAAISISMDNIKYVSAESMLESTRTSTVFPDFNDRVALKPIQDSKKEYTVQQALFCTSGVVSSVPVPLAGRALCQHQVSSDVYEAKVSNAPNSDDNMKVYKDSTHPFFTSRKREEEVAFRNIYLTSDPSQGTESTPSLLHNQNDTKQTNNRSGMNNNSELTSGSKGINTFSGTMVDMIVNEAYEAITSCRVTKAVEEYTDFLTRKIIDKKPYVQSICEDSPKNMFADHLAKYVIKQSVDGSKTVLCNTSENLACNLSPQTYADISRKEQCVMKKQEAEKPSNVSVIVEQQQMPLNNPCKFLFTPTPSVQCFSESKDCWQEQKGHRFSSKSPPPCSTVTFGRHVLEDFTDTGSCSVTYLNKPSKTHDTEKPSSGPLTYKQADCFLHANSFSSVMFGSEDALQMEDKSSLKDGNTCVMPDTPPPTPLVPCQGSSERNLRKLSKKLKGELAKEFAPATPPSTPYNPSVTGLSETEHDSLENEEFMLKLMRSLSEEVESSEDEDHSEMPVEKEERSEKTIQYADCLASRIISIATEMAASHLDGKTNERQVQLGMQNKRGGYTAFINIPEEMCNSLWNYAGDMAGKVINEAKKIVKSRHCKLLRLKRVNCQVDCIYLRKGDKDYNSKERCGPVQDQWPGERDSSVLALPQGSGMTGLTSKYPSCESVTDEYADHIIRVLKREGGNAELLMDQYASRLAYRSIKSGLQQAARKTKLKYNRKTFPGQNAPVNGKLELIKAVNKDAVQQVRSGIHHCEDQTYERSIGTQRTECTELLDFSESLARSITCDVRKKLKMSGACLPKSLTDSCLYKKTEFDEVTGDLIKTRFSRTFLPFSPDHKLYHSTGSLNENGYSEGIIQAIEQYARKVADDTLEMSLESAVLHVAENRKNGDRLSYTEKLSPFPGTVCRCCSMKEHRYCTESTSHLPAQESSVPVRHFLHSGLGGACQKSRVFQLDIPKIHVDVEQKTVFSDDGATAAVEKAGELSYTSLTADSGIGQDGVSFAESLTTEIMTSAMTNIGQAVNISSVGREGFHSVESIVSQQMSLSIGDDSTGSWSNLSFEDEHPDENSSFLHLSDSNGNSSSWSSLGLEGDMYEENLSFPTSDSDGTEDKDEDSKDAVEGLEQIRKTLAIMNIDLEPNLVDPQLRAVLQWLAASETGVSDLHFHDAATREFVNLSRRLRERDWKVGDLLQAVLKYCEMIEKASDGEQALNKSLVAWLLENV; encoded by the exons agTTTTGGTGAAGGTGTACTGCACTCTATGAAGTCACTGCTACACAGCAGAAAAGAGTTATGCAATGTATCAGCAGAGGGATGTCTAAATCGGGAGGAACAAGATAATTTTATTGAG attacATTTATAGGTTTTGCTGAAGAGATGGGTACTGCTCATTTGCAG GAGTTGGCAGCTGTTTCTGTAGAGCTTCCAGATGTTCTGAAATCGCTCCAGTTGTGcaaactaaaagaaaatgaggttaTATTTCTAAAAGATGTGAAGAAAACCTTGGCAAAACCTTACGTCATGAAACATCAG AATCAACTTCCTGAAGTGTTTTGTGTGATGAGACTGTCTCCTTCATTCCCAAGAATCAAAGTTGATTATATATTTACCTTGCTGAGCAAGTATACTACAGGCATAAGATATGCAGTGGAAATAAACCCATCGCAAAAACGTCAAACAGAGACATCCCATGGAGAAGATGATGACACTAATCAGTCAGTTTCTTCAATTGAGGATGATTTTGTCACTGCTTTTGAACACTTAGATGAAGATGAGCCTTCAAAGACACAAAGTGCTA gtgcATGCAGCTTTACTTCTCGAAACCATCGAGATGCTGCTTCACAGACCATCCCTGCTCAATGTTTAGAAGCTGTTGATTCAAAGATCCTTGTGGGTTCTGCACGTCGAAAGTCGTCTGCCAGATCTTCTACTTTGATTGATATTTTCGGACTTAAGGAACTGTCCTCAGTAAAAAATTCGGTTACAACCTCAATTTCTGATCCTTGGATACAAAGGAGTTTCTATAAGCCATATAATCCTTCTGATCAAGGTGttaattttttatgtaaaacattgttttcttcttctccagctGAATCCTCTGAGTCAGATTGCTCCAGCCCAAGCCCCATCATCTTCTTAGATGAAGAAGGCTATCAAAAAAGCTTGAAGGCAAAACTTCAGCTGCCAAAAATTCCGGTAGTGAAAGATGGTATAGAGGATTCAGACTCAGAAGTGAGTGAGTTTTTTGATAGTTTTGATCAGTTCGATGAGCTGGAACAAGCCTTGGAAAACTCTTGTAAAGTTATTAGGGATCCCATCCTAGGGAATCCCTCCCAGAAAAGGAGGACTGCACatgaaaaaatgtcttctgcAAGCATTACAATGAATCCTCAGAAATTCAAGTTTGATCGTCCCACTCTCCCAGCCAATGTAAAGAAACCAACTCCTCGTAAACCAGAATCACCATATAGCAGCGTCTTTGATGTTCCGGATTCTCCTCGCCCAGTTAAAACATCAGGGGAAGAGAATGGAGGCTTGTTCAGCCCTATTAGATCATCGGCTTTCAGTCCACTAGGGAGCTGTGGTTCTTCTGAATGTTTATGTCGAATTAGTCTTGGTGGAGATGGGACAGGTCAAAATCACCATGATGCGGTTTATAATAGTTATTCAGCATATGCTGATAgtgtttcatttgaaatactgggttctgtttttcattctgaGTCCTCATCAGAACAAGTATGTGTAGGAAATGATTCAAAACACAAAGGGAttgctttgaaagagaaaaaaagtcaagctgCAGATCTCAAAATGAAAACTAGTAAGGAGCCAGATAAACAAGCAAAATCTAAACATAAGTCATTAATGATTAGAGATAGCATTCAAAAATTTGCAACTGAATTAGTTGAAAAAAGTTTTGGCAGTGCATTTAAAGACCTGCAAAAAGGTGTTTCTTCATGCACCAACGCACTTTGTCATTTGGCTGCTAGGTTGACTTCTTCGGTCTTTCAAATGGCTTTTTATGAGATTGGAAGACGTAGAGCGATCTCCCTGAAGGAGCGTGCCATTAATGGGATAGCAAACTTTTTGGTGAGCGAAGCTATAACTGGTGCTTTGAAAGAACTGCGGCAggtaaagaaacaaatatttaccAACACTGTCGCACGGTTTGCGGCAGACCTTGCTGAAGAACTTGTGTTTGAGGGAATCATGGAAGTATGCCAGTTTTCATATCCATCGACACCTATAGCTGCACAGCCTTCATCATTCGATTATGAAGACAAAGTGGTAAGATCCTATGCCAGAGATTTGTCTGAATCTGTCATTCAGGAGGCTTTTATTGAGCTATCTCAGGTTGATGTGACCTTCACAACACAAGCAGCCATTAGTATTTCCATGGACAACATTAAATATGTGAGTGCAGAAAGTATGTTAGAGTCAACACGGACTTCTACGgtttttcctgattttaatGATAGGGTAGCACTGAAGCCAATCCAAGATTCCAAGAAGGAATATACTGTACAGCAAGCTCTATTTTGCACCTCTGGTGTTGTAAGTTCAGTACCTGTGCCCTTAGCTGGAAGAGCTCTTTGTCAGCATCAGGTTTCCTCTGATGTTTATGAAGCAAAAGTATCCAATGCTCCGAATTCTGATGATAATATGAAAGTATACAAAGACTCGACTCATCCATTTTTCAcaagcagaaagagagaggaggaagtcGCTTTCAGAAATATATACCTGACTTCAGATCCCAGTCAAGGTACTGAAAGTACGCCGTCACTCTTGCATAACCAAAATGataccaaacaaacaaataacagATCTGGAATGAACAATAATTCAGAATTAACAAGTGGGTCAAAAGGCATTAATACTTTCTCTGGAACTATGGTAGATATGATAGTAAATGAAGCTTATGAAGCCATAACCTCATGTAGAGTAACAAAAGCAGTAGAAGAGTATACAGactttttaacaagaaaaataatagataaAAAACCTTATGTGCAAAGCATTTGTGAAGATTCCCCCAAGAATATGTTTGCAGATCACTTGGCCAAGTATGTCATAAAACAATCAGTGGATGGAAGTAAAACTGTGTTATGCAACACTAGTGAGAATTTAGCATGTAATTTGAGCCCACAGACTTACGCAGATATCAGTAGAAAAGAACAATGTGTGATGAAGAAGCAAGAGGCTGAGAAACCAAGTAATGTTTCTGTAATTGTGGAACAACAACAGATGCCTTTGAATAATCCAtgtaaatttctttttactcCAACTCCTTCTGTTCAGTGTTTTTCAGAATCTAAAGATTGTTGGCAGGAACAAAAAGGACACaggttttcttcaaaatcaCCACCGCCTTGTTCCACTGTGACTTTTGGTAGGCATGTTCTAGAGGACTTTACTGACACGGGAAGCTGCTCAGTAACATACTTAAACAAGCCCTCAAAAACCCACGATACTGAGAAACCATCATCAGGACCTTTAACTTACAAGCAGGCTGATTGTTTTCTGCATGCAAATAGCTTTTCTTCAGTGATGTTTGGCAGTGAAGATGCTTTGCAGATGGAAGATAAATCAAGTCTCAAAGATGGAAATACCTGTGTAATGCCTGATACACCCCCACCAACTCCTTTAGTACCATGTCAAGGTAGTTCTGAAAGAAACCTAAGGAAACTATCTAAGAAGCTCAAGGGAGAATTGGCAAAGGAATTTGCACCTGCAACACCGCCTTCTACACCGTACAATCCATCTGTTACAGGTTTGTCCGAAACTGAACATGACTCTTTGGAAAATGAGGAATTTATGCTGAAACTCATGCGGTCACTTTCTGAAGAAGTTGAAAGTAGTGAAGATGAAGATCATTCTGAAATGCCTGTTGAGAAAGAGGAGCGTTCAGAAAAAACAATTCAGTATGCAGATTGCTTAGCTAGCCGTATAATTTCAATAGCGACTGAAATGGCTGCTTCCCATTTAGATGGTAAAACAAACGAAAGACAGGTTCAGTTAGGTATGCAAAACAAAAGAGGTGGATATACTGCATTTATAAATATCCCAGAAGAGATGTGCAATTCTTTATGGAATTATGCAGGTGATATGGCAGGAAAAGTCATCAATGAGGCCAAGAAAATAGTGAAATCAAGGCATTGTAAACTGTTGAGGTTGAAACGGGTTAACTGTCAGGTGGATTGCATTTATCTGAGAAAAGGCGATAAAGATTATAATTCAAAAGAACGGTGTGGTCCAGTGCAGGACCAGTGGCCCGGGGAGAGAGATTCATCTGTACTTGCTTTACCACAAGGTTCAGGCATGACAGGTTTGACCTCCAAATACCCAAGCTGTGAAAGTGTGACTGACGAATACGCAGATCATATTATTCGcgttttgaaaagagaaggtgGTAATGCTGAACTGTTAATGGATCAGTATGCTAGCAGACTTGCTTACAGGTCTATCAAATCAGGCTTACAGCAAGCTGCTagaaaaaccaaactgaaatacaacagAAAGACTTTTCCTGGGCAAAATGCACCAGTAAATGGTAAGCTGGAGCTGATCAAAGCAGTGAATAAAGATGCAGTACAGCAAGTGAGAAGCGGCATTCATCACTGTGAAGACCAAACGTACGAAAGGAGTATCGGCACACAGAGAACAGAATGTACAGAGTTGTTGGATTTTTCAGAATCCCTTGCTCGCAGTATCACTTGTGATgtcaggaagaaattaaaaatgtcgGGAGCGTGTTTGCCAAAGTCTCTGACAGATTCCTGTCTATATAAAAAGACTGAATTTGATGAAGTCACAGGGGATCTTATTAAAACAAGATTTTCTAggacatttcttcctttctcgCCAGATCATAAACTGTATCATAGTACAGgcagtttaaatgaaaatggcTACAGTGAAGGCATAATTCAAGCTATAGAACAATATGCTAGGAAAGTAGCAGATGATACTCTAGAAATGAGTTTAGAGTCAGCTGTTCTCCATGtggctgaaaacagaaaaaacgGGGATAGGCTCTCCTATACTGAGAAACTGTCTCCTTTTCCTGGAACTGTCTGTAGATGCTGCAGTATGAAGGAACATCGGTACTGTACAGAAAGTACGTCTCATCTACCCGCGCAAGAATCCTCTGTTCCAGTGAggcattttcttcattctgGATTGGGTGGTGCCTGTCAAAAATCAAGAGTGTTTCAGCTTGATATTCCTAAAATTCACGTTGATGTAGAACAGAAGACAGTGTTTTCTGACGACGGGGCTACTGCAGCTGTAGAGAAAGCAGGAGAGCTGAGTTACACAAGTCTGACAGCTGACAGTGGTATTGGACAAGATGGAGTGAGTTTTGCTGAAAGCCTTACTACTGAAATAATGACATCAGCTATGACTAATATTGGTCAGGCAGTTAACATAAG CTCTGTTGGAAGAGAAGGATTTCACTCTGTTGAATCTATTGTTAGCCAGCAGATGAGTCTTAGTATTGGTGATGATAGCACTGGGAGCTGGTCCAATCTAAGTTTTGAAGATGAACATCCTGATGAGAACAGCAGTTTTCTTCACCTCAGCGACAG TAATGGTAACAGCAGTAGCTGGAGCAGTCTTGGTTTAGAAGGGGATATGTATGAGGAGAATTTATCCTTTCCAACATCAGACAG tgatgGAACAGAAGATAAAGATGAAGACTCCAAGGATGCTGTAGAAG gTTTGGAGCAAATACGAAAGACTTTAGCAATCATGAATATTGATCTGGAACCAAATCTAGTGGACCCCCAGCTCAGAGCAGTACTCCAGTGGCTGGCAGCTTCTGAAACAGGGGTGTCTGATCTTCACTTTCATGACGCTGCTACAAGGGAATTTGTCAAT CTTTCCAGAAGACTGCGAGAAAGAGATTGGAAAGTTGGAGATCTCTTGCAGGCAGTGCTGAAATATTGTGAAATGATAGAGAAGGCATCTGATGGAGAGCAAGCTCTAAATAAGTCTTTAGTTGCTTGGCTTCTGGAAAATGTCTGA